A region of the Blattabacterium cuenoti genome:
TTTAAACTGAATAATTTTCCGGTAAAATAAATAATTTTATTTTTAATGATGGCATGGACTCCAATAGGTGGATAAAACATCCACCTCCTAAAGGTTTCAAAAATTAACGTTCTATACTGGAAGATAGAGAATCACAATTTTTCCAATTTACAAATTAGAATGAAATAAAATGGATCCTATGAAAACAATGTCTCTGAAAGACTTAGTGAACTTCTATTGATTGAGAAATAATCCATGAGCTATTTCTTTTCCTATTCTAATAATTCTATTCAAAAAACTCTTTATTTGGTTTTATAATTAATTATAAATAAAAAGGAATAAACTCTTCAATGTTATTGAATTTTTTATTACAAAATTTCACGTAAGAAAGAAAAGACATATCCATGGCAGATGGATAAACAGGAAAAATAAAACGAAAATTATCCGTAAATAACTTCTTTACTTTTGGAAAAGTTATATTCCCAAATAAATATACTTTTTTATTTTCTGTTATAGATTGAAAAAAATCACTACCAAACTTCTTGATAGAAATAGGACATAATCTTTTTTTAGATCTATTATATAAAGTTGTATAAAAAAAATCGGATTTTGCATGTATCATAGGAATTAAAAATCCATCTTGGACATCTATTTTTTGACTCAAGATAGTTAATGAATCTAATGATAATAAAGGAATCCCTAAAGCATAACATAGACCTTTAGCAGCCGATACTCCTATTCTTAAGGAAGTGTAGGACCCGGGACCTTGACTTACACAAATGGATTGTAAATCATTTATATTAATCTTTGAAATTTTTATAGCATATTGTATAAATGTATGTAATT
Encoded here:
- the tsaB gene encoding tRNA (adenosine(37)-N6)-threonylcarbamoyltransferase complex dimerization subunit type 1 TsaB; protein product: MTLILNLETSTKNCSVSIAKNGIGLISIEEHTDKHLHSEKLHTFIQYAIKISKININDLQSICVSQGPGSYTSLRIGVSAAKGLCYALGIPLLSLDSLTILSQKIDVQDGFLIPMIHAKSDFFYTTLYNRSKKRLCPISIKKFGSDFFQSITENKKVYLFGNITFPKVKKLFTDNFRFIFPVYPSAMDMSFLSYVKFCNKKFNNIEEFIPFYL